A genomic stretch from Megalobrama amblycephala isolate DHTTF-2021 linkage group LG22, ASM1881202v1, whole genome shotgun sequence includes:
- the LOC125258277 gene encoding tissue factor-like, with protein MCWLHQKEMTSKSSIIELMDLDKGESYCFNIQAYLPFRAPQDKQLGELSNIQCSPEEETSFFKEYGMGVIVGAILTIIFVIIAIIIVIAIRCK; from the exons ATGTGTTGGCTTCATCAGAAAGAGATGACCAGTAAAAGCAGCATCATTGAGCTGATGGATCTGGACAAAGGAGAGAGTTACTGTTTTAACATTCAGGCGTACCTACCCTTCCGCGCTCCGCAAGACAAACAACTCGGGGAGCTCAGCAACATCCAGTGCTCTCCAGAAGAAGAAACATCTTTCTTTAAAG aGTACGGCATGGGTGTCATCGTTGGAGCCATTCTTACCATCATTTTTGTAATAATAGCAATCATTATTGTCATCGCGATACGCTGCAAGTGA